One region of Babylonia areolata isolate BAREFJ2019XMU chromosome 29, ASM4173473v1, whole genome shotgun sequence genomic DNA includes:
- the LOC143302194 gene encoding uncharacterized protein LOC143302194 produces MATTASTAMTFSDTSMHGSGRLAHTVSPVPGTDSNSADEDTNSTQLLDVQDFLHQQNLDFISSVTPTLVFLVVVLVVGTAGNSVVLAVYCRRFRPSVTRTYIVAISICGLLTTTLSVPAELLEIRYYFTFTDAWSCKLSRSVKSFFSFLAACILVAVALERHGKICGPYFRRLLSLRVRWSLLGCVLYSALITLPYTVIAGPRTVTFPGVNVSGFRCSTGDDYDSSYFYVTYIVITGLTFLVCLIIITVSYVRIAWRLWQHQRHRGRGKSIQPTPHRTRRTNEVPVIQLRVHTEDGGSDNRNGLTQLNSDEALPERSAVMVREEHLPAHRPSPEPHGQNETIGPTTHTLSVPGGVQQQVPDNLSSSHTSLQPIQLSTAASTDTVNETKNETHVSESEDESVMPAGIPDETSADPQKKIRRSSPAALRLQAVTRWAAARRGRCPQEPNNTTASMEHPKENRVRRKKTKKTTATMPRSPSSVRKIPTRTTFVMFLLTAVCVLVNYLPYQVVASLHAREEWLEREIGKNTYHVCFRSYFLHSVLSPLLLCFCSAGFQRECRRLCLQR; encoded by the coding sequence ATGGCTACAACAGCTTCCACGGCCATGACATTCTCAGACACCAGTATGCATGGGTCAGGCCGCCTTGCCCACACAGTCAGCCCCGTCCCTGGGACTGACAGCAACAGTGCAGACGAAGACACCAACAGCACACAGCTCCTGGACGTCCAGGATTTCCTCCATCAACAAAACCTGGACTTCATCTCCTCAGTCACACCCACCTTGGTCTTCCTCGTTGTGGTCCTGGTGGTGGGCACTGCAGGGAACTCTGTAGTGCTGGCCGTGTACTGCCGAAGGTTCCGACCCAGCGTGACGCGGACTTACATCGTGGCCATCAGCATCTGTGGCTTGCTGACCACCACGCTGTCCGTGCCCGCCGAGCTGCTGGAGATCCGATATTACTTCACCTTCACGGACGCCTGGTCCTGCAAGCTGTCCCGCAGCGTGAAGAGCTTCTTCAGCTTCCTGGCCGCCTGCATCCTGGTGGCTGTGGCGCTGGAGCGGCACGGCAAGATCTGCGGCCCGTACTTCAGACGTCTGCTGTCGCTGAGGGTTCGCTGGAGCCTGCTGGGGTGCGTGCTGTACTCTGCCCTCATCACTCTTCCCTACACCGTCATAGCGGGACCTCGGACAGTCACCTTTCCTGGGGTGAACGTTTCGGGATTCCGCTGCTCCACCGGCGATGATTACGACAGCTCGTACTTCTACGTCACGTACATCGTCATCACTGGCCTCACCTTCCTTGTCTgtcttatcatcatcactgtatcaTACGTCAGAATCGCCTGGCGGCTATGGCAGCACCAGcgacacagaggaagagggaagagcaTCCAACCGACACCACACAGAACTAGAAGAACGAACGAGGTACCCGTGATCCAGCTTCGTGTCCACACAGAAGATGGTGGCAGTGACAACAGGAACGGACTGACACAGCTAAACTCTGACGAAGCCTTACCGGAACGAAGCGCAGTCATGGTGAGAGAAGAACACCTGCCAGCTCACCGCCCAAGTCCTGAACCACATGGACAGAACGAAACCATCggtccaaccacacacaccctttccgtTCCTGGGGGCGTACAACAGCAAGTACCTGACAACTTATCCAGCAGCCACACCAGTCTACAACCGATCCAGCTAAGCACGGCAGCCTCCACTGACACAGTCAACGAAACCAAGAACGAAACACACGTCTCGGAAAGTGAAGACGAATCAGTCATGCCAGCTGGGATCCCTGACGAAACCTCAGCAGACCCTCAGAAGAAGATTCGACGGTCCTCTCCTGCTGCTCTAAGACTCCAAGCCGTCACTCGATGGGCGGCAGCAAGGAGGGGAAGATGCCCCCAGGAACCAAACAACACCACCGCATCAATGGAGCACCCCAAGGAAAACagagtgaggaggaagaagacgaagaagaccaCAGCAACGATGCCCAGATCTCCGTCCTCCGTGAGGAAGATTCCAACGCGGACGACCTTCGTCATGTTTCTGCTGACCGCCGTTTGCGTCTTGGTGAATTACCTCCCTTACCAGGTCGTGGCGTCACTGCACGCCCGGGAGGAGTGGCTGGAGCGGGAGATTGGGAAGAACACGTACCACGTGTGTTTCCGGTCCTACTTCCTTCACTCTGTCCTCAGCCCCCTGCTTCTGTGCTTCTGTTCGGCAGGCTTCCAGAGGGAGTGTCGCCGACTGTGTCTTCAGCGTTAG